In Planctomycetota bacterium, a genomic segment contains:
- a CDS encoding helix-turn-helix transcriptional regulator, whose amino-acid sequence MTTDKTPTLSDVIREALREAIRTQSIRSVADATGVPHPSLIRFLRREQSLRLDKADKLAAYLGIEATRRLNREKKG is encoded by the coding sequence GTGACGACCGACAAGACACCGACGCTGAGCGACGTGATCCGAGAGGCCCTGCGGGAGGCCATACGGACGCAGTCCATTCGCTCCGTCGCCGACGCCACCGGCGTTCCCCACCCGTCGTTGATTCGATTTCTGCGGCGCGAGCAATCGCTCCGCCTGGACAAGGCCGACAAACTGGCCGCCTACCTCGGCATCGAGGCCACGAGGCGGCTCAACAGAGAGAAGAAAGGATGA
- a CDS encoding CerR family C-terminal domain-containing protein: MDTDTRQRVLESATRLFAEKGYRDTTVHEICEQADANIAAVNYYFGGKEKLYGAVWRHAYSLTRESRDTVLDPESERPPEQQIDDFVRTRLEDVSSAGPASYFWRILEKEHHDPTPAHDAIIHEVFLPLGQRLERLIARMLDGQGSPKQWRLCLFSLVGTMGFLTAHRRIIRRVFGHDVLDAADCHLLHEHLVRFFLGGIAATRCALSSAGLPQAVASGDGCAAPDPHPAQGDR; the protein is encoded by the coding sequence GTGGACACCGACACGCGGCAGCGGGTGCTGGAGAGCGCCACCCGCCTGTTCGCCGAGAAGGGCTACCGCGATACGACGGTGCACGAGATCTGCGAGCAGGCCGATGCGAACATCGCGGCGGTGAATTACTACTTCGGCGGCAAGGAGAAGCTGTACGGCGCGGTGTGGCGCCACGCCTACAGCCTCACGCGGGAGTCGCGCGACACCGTGCTCGACCCCGAGAGCGAACGCCCGCCGGAGCAGCAGATTGACGACTTCGTTCGGACCCGCCTCGAGGATGTGTCGAGCGCGGGGCCGGCAAGCTACTTCTGGCGGATCCTCGAGAAAGAGCACCACGACCCCACGCCCGCTCACGATGCCATCATCCACGAGGTGTTCCTGCCTCTGGGCCAGCGCCTCGAGCGGCTGATCGCGCGCATGCTCGACGGCCAGGGGTCGCCGAAGCAATGGAGGCTGTGCCTGTTCAGCCTCGTGGGGACCATGGGGTTCCTCACGGCGCACCGGCGCATCATCCGCCGCGTGTTCGGCCACGATGTGCTGGACGCGGCCGACTGCCATCTCCTCCACGAGCATCTCGTGCGGTTCTTCCTGGGCGGGATTGCGGCGACGCGATGCGCCCTGTCCAGCGCGGGACTGCCGCAGGCCGTGGCCTCCGGTGACGGCTGTGCGGCGCCAGACCCCCACCCGGCGCAAGGTGACAGATGA
- a CDS encoding TolC family protein has translation MTTPHAHGIPDDRRGRPARGHGLPSAWAGLALALLALMGCRVSVPSTAASVALPAAFSGSGQVAPPAQWWRALEDEQLDALMEKALSGNLELRTAWDRLAQAEALARRAGADLEPSLTGEADVSRTRTRTEGMGTASATRVGAGLLAGYEVDLWRRVRATRDAAALAARASREDVAATALLLTAQVASTWYRILDQIGQLAVLDEQLRVNQEHLDLMTFRFERPAVERKVSLVDLLQQRQLVEATRAEKYRAEAARRVLEHQLAVLLGAAPDPAMTVANATLPGLPPLPQTGVPADVLRQRPDVRAAELRLEAASREVAAAIANRFPRLSLTARAEAWGDSARGLFDNWLASIAANLTAPLLDGGLRAAEVDRTRALAAERLHAYGRVLLDAMREVEDALAQERQQVLLLASLEEQIRLATGAADQARERYISAGEDYLRVLTAIVAQQRLQRDQLTAKRQLIEFRIALYHALGGDLGLARPAELGGRPQPPDR, from the coding sequence ATGACCACTCCACACGCGCACGGCATTCCTGATGATCGTCGAGGGCGCCCGGCGCGCGGGCACGGCTTGCCCTCTGCCTGGGCCGGGCTGGCTCTGGCCCTTCTGGCGCTGATGGGGTGCCGGGTGAGCGTCCCGAGCACCGCCGCAAGCGTGGCGCTGCCCGCGGCGTTCTCTGGCAGCGGCCAGGTGGCTCCGCCGGCCCAGTGGTGGCGGGCATTGGAGGATGAGCAACTCGATGCACTGATGGAGAAGGCTCTGTCCGGCAACCTGGAGTTGCGGACGGCCTGGGACCGCCTGGCGCAGGCGGAGGCCCTGGCGCGGAGGGCCGGCGCAGACCTCGAGCCGAGCCTGACCGGGGAGGCCGACGTCTCGCGCACGCGTACCAGGACGGAGGGGATGGGCACCGCGTCGGCCACCAGGGTCGGCGCCGGACTGCTGGCCGGATATGAGGTGGACCTTTGGCGGCGCGTGCGCGCGACGCGCGACGCCGCGGCGCTGGCGGCCCGCGCCAGCCGCGAGGATGTCGCCGCCACGGCGCTGCTGCTGACGGCACAGGTCGCCAGCACATGGTACCGCATCCTGGATCAGATCGGGCAGCTCGCCGTGCTCGACGAGCAGCTCCGCGTGAACCAGGAGCACCTGGACCTGATGACCTTCCGGTTCGAGCGGCCCGCGGTCGAGCGAAAGGTGTCGCTCGTGGACCTGCTTCAGCAGCGCCAACTGGTCGAGGCCACCCGCGCGGAGAAGTATCGCGCGGAAGCCGCGCGGCGTGTCCTCGAGCACCAGCTTGCCGTGTTGCTCGGCGCCGCGCCCGACCCCGCGATGACGGTGGCCAACGCCACGTTGCCCGGCTTGCCGCCGCTTCCGCAGACGGGCGTGCCGGCCGACGTGCTTCGCCAGCGGCCCGACGTTCGGGCGGCCGAACTGCGCCTGGAGGCCGCGAGCCGCGAGGTGGCCGCGGCGATCGCCAATCGCTTCCCGCGCCTGAGCCTGACGGCTCGCGCGGAGGCCTGGGGCGACAGCGCCCGCGGCCTGTTCGACAACTGGCTGGCCTCCATCGCGGCGAACCTGACGGCCCCGCTCCTCGATGGCGGGCTGCGAGCGGCCGAGGTGGACCGCACGCGCGCCCTTGCCGCGGAGCGCCTGCACGCCTACGGGCGTGTCCTGCTCGACGCGATGCGGGAGGTGGAGGACGCGCTGGCGCAGGAGCGCCAGCAGGTGTTGCTCCTTGCCAGCCTGGAGGAGCAGATCCGCCTCGCCACCGGGGCAGCCGACCAGGCACGCGAGCGCTACATCTCCGCCGGCGAAGACTACCTGAGGGTGCTCACCGCCATCGTGGCGCAGCAGCGCCTTCAGCGGGACCAGTTGACCGCGAAGCGGCAGCTCATTGAATTCCGGATAGCTCTCTACCATGCCCTGGGCGGCGACCTCGGGCTGGCGCGCCCCGCGGAGCTTGGGGGACGCCCGCAACCCCCCGACCGCTGA